In Colletotrichum higginsianum IMI 349063 chromosome 1, whole genome shotgun sequence, one genomic interval encodes:
- a CDS encoding Homogentisate 1,2-dioxygenase, with protein MAAQNLAPKDFQNIFHWAETQKNGTIPSFATRSNDPYTYQPGFNNSFESEAIAGTIPRGQNNPRSIRYGLYAEQLTASSFVAPRHANKKAWLYRSRPAVAHQGFLTQPNLCLIQTELPDNKDTESTFIPINPRVHVSPTQLAWKPFPIPDGEDVDFVQGLKTVAGSGDPTLREGLATHVYLCNKSMTKKAFANSDGDWLIVPQQGALDIQTEFGFLYVQPGEICVIQRGLRFQVRVEGPTRGYILEVWGSGWELPELGPLGANGLANARDFLHPVAAYEVTKDDPWDIVYKLGGRFFNSTQRHCPFDVVAWHGNYVPYKYDLTKFVAVGSISVDHIDPSIFCVLTARSRDPTAPLADFLIFSPRWDVASHTYRPPYYHRNGASELMGLIYGEYGGRSDEFRPGSISFESGFVPHGVAYEQFAAASREDPPAMQISLGSVAFMFETSRALTITDYAWNSEQKHEHDPKMWDDLVDNFSSFEIDPELIKNSGRR; from the exons atggccgcccaAAACCTCGCTCCGAAGGACTTCCAAAACATCTTTCACTGGGCGGAAACGCAGAAGAACGGAACGATCCCATCCTTCGCGACCCGCTCGAACGATCCGTACACGTACCAGCCCGGCTTCAACAACAGCTTCGAgtccgaggccatcgccggcaCGATCCCGAGGGGTCAGAACAACCCTAGGAGCATACGATATGGACTCTACGCAGAGCAGCTGACGGCTTCGTCGTTCGTCGCTCCTCGACACGCGAACAAGAAAGCATGGCTGTACCGTTCCCGACCAGCGGTGGCCCATCAGGGATTT CTAACCCAACCCAACCTGTGTCTCATCCAGACCGAGCTCCCCGACAACAAGGACACAGAGTCGACATTCATCCCCATCAACCCCCGAGTTCACGTATCGCCGACTCAGTTAGCCTGGAAGCCGTTTCCCATCCCCGACGGAGAGGACGTCGACTTCGTTCAAGGCCTGAAGACCGTGGCCGGCTCGGGTGACCCGACGCTGCGAGAGGGCCTGGCCACCCACGTGTACCTGTGCAACAAGAGcatgacgaagaaggccTTTGCCAACTCGGACGGGGACTGGCTCATCGTGCCGCAGCAGGGCGCCCTCGACATCCAGACCGAGTTCGGCTTCCTCTACGTGCAGCCGGGCGAGATCTGCGTCATCCAGCGCGGCCTCCGCTTCCAGGTCAGGGTCGAGGGGCCGACGCGCGGCTACATACTCGAGGTCTGGGGCTCCGGCTGGGAGCTGCCCGAGCTGGGCCCCCTGGGCGCCAACGGCCTGGCCAACGCGCGCGACTTCCTGCACCCCGTCGCGGCGTACGAGGTGACCAAGGACGACCCGTGGGACATCGTCTACAAGCTGGGCGGCAGGTTCTTCAACAGCACGCAGCGGCACTGCCCgttcgacgtcgtcgcgtGGCACGGCAACTACGTGCCCTACAAGTACGACCTGACCAAGTTCGTCGCCGTGGGCTCCATCTCGGTCGACCACATCGACCCGTCCATCTTCTGCGTCCTGACGGCCAGGTCGAGGGACccgacggcgccgctggccgacttcctcatcttctcgccgAGGTGGGACGTCGCGTCGCACACGTACCGGCCGCCCTACTACCACCGCAACGGCGCGTCGGAGCTCATGGGGCTGATCTACGGCGAGTACGGCGGGCGGTCCGACGAGTTCCGGCCGGGGAGCATCTCGTTCGAGTCCGGCTTCGTGCCCCACGGCGTCGCGTACGAGCAGttcgccgcggcgtcgagggaGGACCCCCCCGCGATGCAGATCTCGCTCGGGTCCGTCGCCTTCATGTTCGAGACGAGCCGGGCGCTGACCATCACCGACTACGCGTGGAACAGCGAGCAGAAGCACGAGCACGACCCCAAGATGTGGGACGACCTCGTGGACAACTTCTCGAGCTTCGAGATTGATCCCGAGTTGATCAAGAACAGTGGAAGACGCTGA